A portion of the Eretmochelys imbricata isolate rEreImb1 chromosome 27, rEreImb1.hap1, whole genome shotgun sequence genome contains these proteins:
- the P3H4 gene encoding endoplasmic reticulum protein SC65: MARGGRRLLLLLLAAAAAQGPAPAGAQYEEYSFRGFPPSDLQPLRSAYAEALEQYEGERWAESARALEASLRLHRLLRDSEAHCQRECAGGAAGGAAPAAAQEEWGWELEVFGRVLQRAACLRGCKRGLPVFQLRYPPAETLRDFQRRAPYLYLHYALFKTNKVEKAVSAAHTFLQKNPKHEMTLKYMNYYRTMVDVDEYLVDLEAQPYEAAFVRSVKLYNSGDFRSSIADMERALGEYYNAYESCLAGCEGAYELREFKDFYPAIADHFVDVLQCKVDCEADLTPNVGGYFVEKFVATMYHYLQFAYYKLNDVKNAVQSVSSYMLYDPADEVMQQNLVYYRFYRERWHLEDEDFSPRPEALQYHNQTAVQKKLLDFAKQYLQADDEMELAAGVEPDRQDLPSDSEFEGQGDYEEGFFAEWWQEPKSKGDKADQERIR; encoded by the exons ATGGCGCGGGGAGGCCGGCggctgctgctcttgctgctggcggcggcggcggcgcaggGCCCCGCTCCGGCCGGCGCGCAGTACGAGGAGTACAGCTTCCGCGGCTTCCCGCCCTCCGACCTCCAGCCCCTGCGGAGCGCCTACGCCGAGGCGCTGGAGCAGTACgagggggagcgctgggcggagAGCGCCCGCGCCCTGGAGGCCAGCCTGCGCCTGCACCGCCTGCTGCGCGACAGCGAGGCGCACTGCCAGCGGGAGTGCGCGGGGGGCGCGGCGGGCGGCGCGGCGCCCGCGGCCGCGcaggaggagtggggctgggagctggaggtcTTCGGCCGCGTCCTGCAGCGGGCCGCCTGCCTGCGGGGGTGCAAGCGCGGCCTGCCGGTCTTCCAGCTCCGCTACCCGCCGGCCGAGACGCTGCGCGACTTCCAGCGCCGCGCGCCCTACCTCTACCTGCACTACGCGCTCTTCAAG ACCAATAAGGTGGAGAAAGCCGTGTCTGCCGCTCACACCTTCCTGCAGAAGAATCCCAAGCATGAGATGACGCTGAAATACATGAACTATTACAGAACCATGGTGGACGTGGACGAGTACCTCGTGGACTTGGAGGCCCAGCCCTACGAA GCGGCGTTCGTGCGCTCGGTGAAGCTCTATAACAGCGGGGATTTCCGGAGCAGCATTGCAGACATGGAGCGCGCGCTGGGGGAATATTACAACGCCTATGAGAGCTGCCTGGCCGGCTGCGAGGGTGCCTACGAGCTGCGGGAGTTCAAGGACTTCTACCCGGCTATTGCAG ATCACTTCGTGGATGTGCTGCAGTGCAAGGTGGATTGCGAGGCCGACCTGACGCCCAACGTGGGCGGGTACTTTGTGGAGAAGTTCGTGGCCACCATGTACCATTACTTGCAGTTCGCATATTACAAGC TGAACGATGTGAAGAACGCGGTGCAGAGCGTCTCCAGCTACATGCTCTACGACCCGGCGGACGAGGTGATGCAGCAGAACCTGGTCTATTATCGCTTCTACCGCGAGCGCTGGCATCTGGAGGATGAAGACTTCAGTCCCCGCCCG GAGGCACTGCAGTATCACAACCAGACGGCCGTGCAGAAGAAGTTACTGGACTTTGCCAAGCAATATCTGCAGGCTGAcgatgag ATGGAGCTGGCTGCGGGCGTGGAGCCGGACAGGCAGGACCTGCCCTCGGACAGCGAGTTTGAAGGCCAGGGCGACTACGAGGAGGGATTTTTCGCTGAGTGGTGGCAGGAGCCCAAGTCCAAAGGGGACAAAGCAGACCAAG AGAGGATCCGATGA